From the genome of Actinomycetota bacterium:
GCGGTCACCGCCTCGGAGAGGGTCGTCCCGGCTCCCTCGGGGGTGTGGGTGGCGGAGGCGACGGCCGCCCACACGAGGGCGGGGTCGGTCAGCGCGGACAGGTCGACCATCCAGACGCCCCCCGGGTAGCGGTCGGGCGTGCGCACGGACACCTCCACCGCCAGCCGTGTCTTCCCGATCCCGCCCGGACCCGTCAGCGTCACGAGCCGCGAGCGCTCCAACGCCGCGGCGACCGAGGCGATCCGCGACTCCGGACCGACGAAGGAGGTGAGCCTGGCCGGCAGCGCGGACACGTCGGGAGAGCGCAGCGGCGGGAAGTCGCGCGGGAGGTCGGGGTGGTCGAGCTGCCACACGCGCTCGGACCCGGTGATCCCCGCCAGCCGATGGGAGCCGAGGTCGGTCAGCGCGCAGCCTCCCGGGAGCGCGTCGCGCACGAGGGCCGCCGTCGTCGAGGAGAGGATCGTCTGGCCTCCGTGCCCGAGGCCCCGGATGCGCGCGGCCCGGTTGGGAGCCGGTCCGTACCAATCGCCGTGCCGCTCGTACGCCTCACCCGTGTGCAGCCCCGCCCGCACCTTCAGCACCGCCGACGGGAGCCAGGGTTCGCGGGCGAGCGCCAACTGCAGGTCGACGGCGGCCGCCACCGCGTCGGCCGCAGACACGAACACGCTGAACGTGCTGTCGCCCTCTCCCCGCGGCTTCACCAGCTCCCCGGCATGTCGGGCGACCGCGCCGCCCACGAGCTCGTCGTGCCGGGCGAGCGCGTGCGACATCGCCTCCGGGTCGCCCTCCCAGAGCCGGGTCGAGCCCTCGACGTCGGTGAGCAGGAACGTGACGGTCGCGGTCGTCGGCACACGCACCTCCTGCGTGAACGCTACGCCAGCCCGGGGCGATCGTTTGACACGCGGGCCGCTGCCTGTGTATATCAACTATCGATACATCGTCAGTCGATAGAGAGGTGCCGGTGCGCCGCGAGCCCGAGGACGTGACCCCGCTCCCCTCGGCGTCGTTCCACGTCTTGCTCGCCCTCGTGGACCGGCCCCGACACGGCTACGCCGTGATGCAGGAGGTGGAGCGGCTCAGCGACGGAGCGGTCCGGATGGGCCCAGGGACCGTGTACACCACGATCAAGCGCCTCCTGGACGGCGGGCTGATAGAGGAGGTCCAAGGTCCGGACCCCGCCGACCCCCGACGACGCTCCTACCGGGCCACCGCGCTCGGAGAGCGCGTCTGCCGGGCTGAGGTGCACAGGCTGGCCGGGCTGATCCAGCGGTCGGTGCTTGGCCGCCTGGCCCCGGGGTTCGAGGTCTGATGCGCCTGTACCGGTTCTTGATGCTGGCCTACCCTCGCTCGTTCCGGGATCGGTTCGGCGAGGAGATGCTCCTGGATCTCGAGGAGGCCCGCCGGGAGATGGGGCCGAGGATCTGGACCAGGACGCTCACGGAGCTCGTGACCGTTGCGCCACGAGCGAGATGGGAGGAAGGCATGGTGAAGACGAAGCTGATCGCCGGGGTGTTCCTGTTGCTGATCGCGGGTGGGGGAACGATGCTCGTCACCGGGTTGGGTCCCGACATCCGGTCGGCGTTCGTTCCGTTGCTGATCCTGGCCGGCCTGGTCGCCCTGATGGGCATCGCGGCCGCCACGAGCCGGGCCGGCGCGGAGCGCACGTACGCGGTGGAGGGGCGGCGTTGGTGGTGGATCCCTGCTGGGCTCCTGGGGCTGCTCCAGGTCGCGATGGGTGTCGGTCAGTTCATCGACGATCCGAGCTCCTCCAACCTCGGCGCCCTCGTCCTGTTCGTGCTGTTCGGCGGGCTGATCCTCGGTGGCATGTCGGTGCAGAACAGGGTCGCCGGGAACTGGATGATCGCAGCCGGTGCGCTGCCCATGCTCCCGTTCGTCTGGATGGTCGGGCCTCCGGTCCTGGCCCTCGTGACGATCGTGA
Proteins encoded in this window:
- a CDS encoding PadR family transcriptional regulator, with product MPVRREPEDVTPLPSASFHVLLALVDRPRHGYAVMQEVERLSDGAVRMGPGTVYTTIKRLLDGGLIEEVQGPDPADPRRRSYRATALGERVCRAEVHRLAGLIQRSVLGRLAPGFEV